The sequence TCCCACGTGAAATGACAACTAACTTAAAGTGATACGCCATTGTGATACTTGTATCCTTATGTTTACTAGTCAATATCGCATATTAAATTCTAAGACTTCACACTCGTGTTCTggggtgagattcgagtttcttgttataGAATAGTCCTACTCGATCGTGTTGGTATGACAAGgctaaataaaactattatgttTTGATTCGATTGCGAAAAATGCCAATTTGTATGTAGAATTAGTCCCCGTTACCCACTACCTAACAAAATTGATtccgataattttattattcacagaatttcgttgcattttctattttcattttaaacttcATTAAGATATTCGTGCTTCACCGGAAGTACTTTACAGGAAGGCTTAGAATtagattttaatcaataaagtgtaaagttgtctatttcgagagACTTGATACTTAATTGTCGGTTTATGGAGCACCCTGTACCTGTACGCCCCAACAGTATGACATCAAATATGCTCACAGATAATAATACacatttacaaatatgaaaAGGTTGAACATTATTCATTCCTTTGCTGttcaaaacattcaaataaaaaaaaaaaaaaattcgtttcGAAATCTAAATTACCTGTAAAAACGACATTTGTCCGATCCAACAAATACTTTCATGTGTAATCGCTTATATATTTCGTTGAAGACAAACTCGTAGCCATATTTGGCTGAAGTGTGTAGAGCAATTGCATTATTCTCGTCCGAGTCCAGAAacattctaatttcaaaaatcattttttcaACACTCTCACTTCTCCTCGGGAAGTTTTCATAATTGGAATCCAAAAACGTTGTATCAACATACATCGTATCCAATTTAATTGGTTCATCTCCATCATGAAGATGCTTGTAACTCGGTAAGTCGTTCAGATTTACCCGAAAATCCCCGGTAAATAGAATGTTTTGTGTCGTCGTTGAGAATAGAAACATTGTTGATCCTGCACTGTGGCCGGCTGGTATCAAGGTGACATTGAGGCACAAATCTGGAATGTCTTGCTCAGGTAAACCGGGCAAAGATATAAGTGTTGAgcctaaaataaatacttttttataagaattaaaaaacaattcaaattatattagccagaactttaaataaactttgtacaTTTTCATGCTATAAACCAATATGGCCCGGTGTTTAGAACTCTTGCATCTAATTGTAGATTCAAATGCAGTCAAGGACTGATATTCCATACACATACTTAAtttgcattaatattttttctcgtGCTTGGCAGTGAAGGATGTGTCATGAGGAAATTCTGCTACGTGTGTATCAACCAACCAACATTTTAgcaaaggccttagcccagcagtgggatatttacaggctcttATTGTAACATAGtgtattcttaattatatatctttagatataaaacaaaactattctattttactACCTATATatgcttaaattttacttccaaaagcCAAAGATAAATTAGCTAACATTCAAAATGACAATTTATTCCAAAACCATATTGAACATCACAGATCATTCAAGATCTCGGTCAATAGTATTGCATCAATTCAATGTGTGATTGATTTCTTTAGCTTGTTCTAGCAATTTGATGAACGTGAAACTGTGTGTGACAGAGAGCGAGTATTATTCTGATCAATGTGTACGTCAGGATTAACTATATTGAAGCTTCTAGGAAATGCACATTACTAATAATTTCTACTGGAAGACAATTTTActctttaaaacaatatattttatactataatacaaatataccaTCActgttaattatattcaaatatttagctccaatatataataaatatattttaaaaattaatttccaatTTTTGGTGTGCTTTCATTGCCCTTTACAGCCTAATGGATAATCCGGCTGTATCAAATGTACTGGTGTCtatcatttacaatttttttttatacagctagTTAACTGgtaaattggccacctgataagtggtcaccaatacTCATAGGCGAAAAAAGAGgttctttctttatattttaggtTAACAGTAACCATTGgtcattctaaatttaaaaataaaaaagttgagTTCTTTTTTCGAAATTATAACTTACCCATTTTTAATCCTCTGACGTATTTCATAATTcgttcgtcatttttatcatcatttataATAGCGGCTGTTAGCTCCgtcgtgtagattgtgacgttGTTCTTTGATAAAACGTCCATTAGCTGAGCTGAATGCAAGCCCTGGATGTGATCTGAATGATAATGGCTCAGGAAGTAGGCTCTGGCGCCTTGCTGTTCAGCATTTTCGAAATTATCAACATATACACCGGGGATTTCATCAATTTTTCCATGAAAAGAACTTTTCATTATTACTTAGGAGTATGTACAAAATTGTTcttaatatgtaaatgtacttatataaaaataaatgaattatttaacgcttaattttaaaatagacgatatattttgttttgaccaTAGAAATTTTGACAGCTGCTCATATAAATTGTCATTTCGTTCAACGCAAACGTTCTACAATAACACAAAATTCCAACACTATTTTAACTATAAtgttcataataatatgtacattgcTTGACGATTGACTACTGCAGCAGTGTTGCAGAACCACCGATAGTTTGACTATTGATATTTCGAAAACTATTACTAACTACAGGATATCGAGAGTATTATCGGCAGTTTCGCCTTatacaatactatcgataatactatcgatagctctcccCGAGCCATACTATTGAGAATAGCGATActatcaaatgaaaaaaataaataaatttataattatgtttgagATAAGATATAAGTAAGTCCAGCTcatatgtatacaatattattatgtacaaatcAATGTACTTAACaaaaaatcttgaaaaaaaaaaacattttttcattttaaatttcttatttaatagcCATTGGCTTTATAATCGTTTACAATGATTAGATTGTAAAATGACATACGCTTCagaaataaacttcaaattattaaaaaaaaaagttaactacCTTCCGAATAATCCGttagatattaaatatgatcatgactattagtatattattgatgattgtggaaaaaattaattagtatcaATTTATGTCAACATAAGGTATGATTTATTTCTTCTTTGGAATTGTCATTATAATTAGAACCATGACAACAATGGTAACACTATTAAAGATGGGGATTTCCTTTGTTACCTGTGTTGTGTTTTGCTTTTgagtgtttgttttataaatgaagatGTTCATGATATGATGGATTCAgttatcaaatgataattatcattaaatttaattgaatatttataaagctCTCGGTGCATAAGCTTAGACGTGCCAGTGGCCAGTACTTTTTCATTCTTAATTCTTATCGTTTGTAAGTGGACATGGTGTTTTATctgataaaagtattatttgaatTCTTATTTTACATTGTATTGTTTTCAAGACCAGAGCATCGAAATGGTACTTCAGGTGTGAAGTAAGTTTTTCATGTTGATATTGCCTTTAtgaatcttattaaatttttctaacgctgtttacaaattattcaatgttagaaaattattatttataatacagtgTGAATATAtcggttattattttaaaaaaataattatatttatatataaatagatttttcttaattctgtaggaattttaatttttacaatggagtgataattaaaaaaaaaaaaatcatatttaaaactttcattGGTGTTCAAATTCGagcttaaatattttctgttgattaatgaaatgtaaaatgaataaaatatatatgtatacaccaTTCCCTgctctgttaaaaaaaaaaaaaactttagaatTATGTAGAAAATGTTCCAACTTGTCATATtagtgataatatatatatatattttttaatttttacaatccacattttaaagaattacaaatattcCTATTTTCTCTGCAATTAAACTTAAAGTTTGTTTAAAGATTTGGGACGACAATAATCCAAAGGGTCAAAATCGAacctgtattttttaaattgctagGCAGCCATTAAACCATTATTGATTGatctatttatgatattttacttcaaatataGCTGTTTGACTCAAATCACACAAATGTTACCTGTTGTGCAATCTTATTGCCTCAAACGGTAACAAGATGGCTTTTTAATTTTGGGCCGAGAGAatctaaattgtaattaaatagagACAATACTATTATTTCATGGCTCCATTATATTCCTAATTTGTatagtaactattattaattttgatatgtacttacatattaaaatacttaatttaaataaaatacttttaaatttacatagtaACACACCAGTATTTCCGACTTTGTAGATTCTTAGTATAAACAGTACCTGTGCATTCAAGATTTACTCTgcgataaaaatacataaaatactgtTAAAAAATTCATGTCAACAAAGACACCCATATAgatttagataaatttaaaagtcaaaacccttttttaattattatttttaagtcaaatCAATAGAAGCATTTCCAAGTTACAATATATAtccaagaattttatttacttttatcatttttattacatgaGTTTCACAATCCTCCAAAAATCTCTATCTCAGCAATGAGTCCAGATTATTTCACCAATGTCAGATATGATGGTGAAGACACTAGAGATTGAACGGTTGGGCTTAGTTTGGTAGATTACcagttcaatttaattttgaaggcgtAATAGATTCTATGTAAACCGATAATGCTACATTGATTTTTAATGACTGATGACGCATTGCAATGAACTTGtctatcatttattatataatgtatttaaaggaatgttatatgtaggtacaatgTAGAGCAATTAAAACTGCATAGCACTTAACATAATGATAAATACACAATAGCTTCTGGTATTCGTtttatgtagattttatttgtagtttatGTATTTATGGGTTACGAAATAAACATAtcattactataagtatttgaaacgggataattaccattttttttattttttttatttggtggagctcgatatttcgacgttatctacgaatgtcttgttcacgagactgaagtttgctggtagatgttgacggcattagacgtgtccatatcggactacctcctttctcgtacgtttgctgcgtaaacactggtcaCCACTACCATTGTGACTTAACCCCCcttctatttgttttatgtgCACTCGACACTCGATCCCGTGTTTTACAAACGAATATCACCGTATCGattcgcatttttttttatactatattaatttcaatatcgaTGGATTTCAACTGTCGAAAGTATGGAATCCAGTGATAAAGTTATGCAAAcccttaaacaataatataattttccaaaacatttatttatgtatatttcttatatcaagTAAAGTGCTGTCACAGCCTGTACATGATTgcctgttgggctaaggccttacTCATGGGGGCGTCCGTACCCGTGGTGTGCGTGGATAGTTCCTCTTCCCCCACCCAgccgagcatgtccctccgcagataTCACTTCGCTCTGTGATTAAAGACACAGTGgttccaccactgatcacggagtgGAAGATATAGATGGTCGACGGCGCCGGGTCCAGGGCGTGTTTTGTGCCCTGGAATACCTAGGTGCAAGGCTTCAGGAGCTGTTCGACGAATGTCTgcgcagcgggcagtttccgaagacTTGGAAGAAAGGGAAGTTGTGGTTGTGTCCGAAGGAATGTCGGTCGATGGATTCCCCTTTGGCGTATAGGCCAacagtgctgctgaacgagacggacAAATATTCGAGGTAATCATCGcggcccgtctcgttcagc comes from Vanessa atalanta chromosome 30, ilVanAtal1.2, whole genome shotgun sequence and encodes:
- the LOC125075248 gene encoding protein artemis-like, coding for MKSSFHGKIDEIPGVYVDNFENAEQQGARAYFLSHYHSDHIQGLHSAQLMDVLSKNNVTIYTTELTAAIINDDKNDERIMKYVRGLKMGSTLISLPGLPEQDIPDLCLNVTLIPAGHSAGSTMFLFSTTTQNILFTGDFRVNLNDLPSYKHLHDGDEPIKLDTMYVDTTFLDSNYENFPRRSESVEKMIFEIRMFLDSDENNAIALHTSAKYGYEFVFNEIYKRLHMKVFVGSDKCRFYSSIPNLVPGVTNNETSTRVHLCRNRSENSSHSSCVQKCHSNYLFVHLSAMKWLNYKEEICSVDRVSPKRMDVCFATHCSKKEIEYFVNYFAPDKIIGFPNEYKRTRKRNELFDDGRLVKKKVKVDKKVDATLLKLMFE